The following coding sequences lie in one Apium graveolens cultivar Ventura chromosome 1, ASM990537v1, whole genome shotgun sequence genomic window:
- the LOC141666548 gene encoding uncharacterized protein LOC141666548, protein MKQPRTLYGRGCICLKENGGGEELRVRKMGFTFFRSMRCSQFLSRSSAAAASSYCCCFCSLPLFKFISNFVLFSTSSTPHFKSKPPFIPSSSTPHPQLQQLLYDKSKVGFDKLDDALFVFDQMLKMKPLLPVINFNQLLAALVRMKDYSLAVSMFSQMRVLCIPIDVFSFSTVIKCCCHLNNTTLDYAFSLLGGMIKTGLVPDVVTYNTLIKGLLSHGRPVEAEHMFKKLIIFNEIQPDVVTYSIIIHGLCKTSNTSMAFKLFTYMEKKGCIPNSVTYNTIIDSLCKDQYVDQAMTLLSQMTHKAISPDVITYTTLIQGLCHLDRWEDITRLLSQMDFMKISPNVHTFNILVDAYCKVGMTNDANHVVETMIQKGVFPDVVTYNTLMDGYCLIGRMDSALEVLNTMKSSGIAPDCYSYNILINGYCKRQKVDKAIDLLKQMSTEGLNPGVETYSTIIHGLFQMGRHGEARRLFNVLIDKYNKADIITCRILLDGLCKNRQIDEAISFFGLMEFNGIIHDIQIYNILIDGLCKNKKLYEARNIFNNLALRGLQPNVRTCTVLIRGLCHEGLYEEAKELVSKMGVSNCLPNDVTYNTITRGSLVNKKYKEASVWIEKMRAHDFSADASTTAMVLDLLSKEEPDPSVLALRKWFLQ, encoded by the coding sequence ATGAAGCAGCCAAGAACACTATACGGAAGGGGTTGTATTTGCCTAAAAGAAAATGGCGGTGGCGAAGAGTTGAGGGTGAGGAAGATGGGTTTCACTTTTTTCAGATCTATGCGTTGTTCTCAATTTCTATCTCGTTCTTCAGCTGCTGCTGCAAGTAGTTATTGTTGTTGTTTTTGTTCTCTTCCATTGTTTAAATTTATTTCTAATTTTGTTTTATTCTCAACTTCCTCTACCCCTCATTTTAAATCCAAACCCCCTTTTATTCCTTCTTCTTCCACTCCTCATCCCCAACTTCAACAATTACTTTATGACAAATCCAAGGTTGGTTTCGATAAACTCGATGATGCTCTTTTTGTGTTTGATCAAATGCTCAAAATGAAACCTCTGCTTCCTGTTATTAATTTCAATCAATTGTTGGCCGCCCTTGTTCGGATGAAAGACTACTCCCTAGCTGTCTCTATGTTTAGTCAAATGCGTGTTTTATGCATTCCAATTGATGTTTTTTCCTTCAGCACCGTCATCAAATGTTGTTGTCACTTGAATAATACAACACTTGATTATGCCTTCTCGTTGCTTGGGGGGATGATTAAAACTGGTCTTGTCCCAGATGTCGTCACCTACAACACTCTTATTAAGGGTCTTCTTTCTCACGGTAGGCCTGTTGAGGCCGAGCATATGTTTAAGAAACTTATTATATTCAATGAAATTCAGCCCGATGTAGTTACCTATAGCATTATCATTCATGGTCTCTGCAAAACTTCCAATACTTCCATGGCTTTTAAGTTGTTTACATATATGGAGAAGAAAGGTTGTATACCTAATTCAGTAACTTATAACACCATCATTGATTCTTTATGCAAGGATCAATATGTCGATCAAGCTATGACTCTTCTTTCTCAAATGACCCACAAAGCCATATCACCAGATGTTATAACCTATACCACATTAATCCAAGGTCTTTGCCACCTGGATCGATGGGAGGACATTACGCGATTGTTAAGTCAGATGGATTTTATGAAAATCTCCCCGAATGTGCATACCTTTAACATATTGGTTGATGCATATTGCAAAGTAGGGATGACAAATGATGCAAACCATGTGGTCGAAACAATGATCCAGAAAGGTGTATTTCCTGATGTTGTCACCTACAATACACTAATGGATGGATATTGTTTAATCGGCAGAATGGACAGCGCATTGGAAGTGCTGAATACCATGAAGAGCAGTGGAATAGCGCCAGATTGTTATAGCTATAATATTTTGATAAATGGCTATTGTAAGAGGCAGAAAGTAGACAAAGCCATCGATCTTCTCAAACAAATGTCGACCGAAGGTTTGAATCCCGGAGTTGAAACCTACAGCACCATCATACATGGTCTATTTCAGATGGGTAGACATGGTGAGGCACGAAGGCTTTTCAATGTTCTGATAGATAAATATAATAAAGCAGATATCATAACTTGTCGAATTTTGTTAGACGGCCTTTGCAAGAACCGACAAATCGATGAAGCAATTTCATTCTTTGGTTTGATGGAATTTAACGGCATAATTCATGATATTCAAATATATAATATCCTCATTGACGGTCTATGCAAGAACAAAAAGCTTTATGAGGCCAGAAATATCTTTAATAACCTTGCTTTGAGAGGTTTGCAACCCAATGTCAGAACTTGCACTGTACTGATTAGAGGACTTTGTCATGAAGGGTTATACGAGGAAGCAAAAGAATTAGTTTCCAAAATGGGAGTTAGCAATTGTTTGCCAAATGATGTGACGTATAACACTATCACCCGTGGAAGTCTTGTTAATAAGAAATATAAAGAAGCATCCGTGTGGATAGAGAAAATGCGAGCTCACGATTTTTCAGCCGATGCATCTACCACGGCCATGGTACTAGACTTACtttcaaaggaagaaccagaTCCATCCGTTCTTGCTCTCCGTAAATGGTTTTTGCAGTAG